The genomic DNA TATTTTTAGGTCTAAGGTCACTTCTGATGCGCGATGAAATGAAATCTTTGATATAGTAATAGAATAAATCACCCTTGACCAAACCGCCAAGTGTTTTCAAATTGAGAATCAAGTCAACGCTGTTATTCATCTCTGGCTTTATCGCAGGATTCCCAACATAGTCATAATTGTCATACCCTATCGGGAGGAAGTTGATGAATCTCTCGCTTATATTTGGGCTTCTCTTACTTGTTCCTAAAAGTAATGTTAATTGAACTGATGAACTTATAATTTTGTCAATCCCAACACTTGCGCTCAAATTATGATGCTTTGAATATAAAGTTCCGAACATCCGTGCAAATGTTGGGGCTGGCTCAGACGCATCAGCATAATTTATATCATATCTTGCAGAAGCAATCAAATTGAACCCTTGAAACCCTGTTCTAAATTCAGCGAAAGCACCAAAATTGCTCATATATGAATTCTGCCAAACGCTATCAATAAATGTTTTACCAGCCATCGGTCCAGTTAACATCTTCCTCGTCCTGAAACCGCGTTTCTCTACTCGCGAATAATCAAATCCAAAATAAAGAATTGACCTTTCAAAAAGTAAACTAACTTCACCCCTCCCACCGATGCTCTTCGTATTTGCCTCCGTTGCTGCTTCCACCATCATCCTCGTTGGTTTATATTCGTTCGTCATCAGATGATGAACTTTTGAATAATATACTTTAAAATTAACACTGTTAATTTTGCTCAAATTTCTCAAAGCATAATCAAACGAGAGCATCCTCGTATCATCTTTTATCTCATCCATCGGAAGCGCCGGGAAAAGGACATCCCTTGCATACATATCCCTTACAGAAATTTGTATCCTATGATTTTCACCGGGGTTAAAACCGATTTTGCTCGTCCAGTCCTTTATCTTGAAAGCGGATTGAACTTCATTTCCGCTCCCATCAATGTAATTTTTATATTCCTTCAATCCACCTGACAACCTGAAATCAAACAACCTTTCTCCGCCTGAAAGGGTCAAGCGCGCAATTCTTCCCTTCCAACTGCTCTCATAACCCGTCTCAATTTCCCCATTTAGTTTAAACCTCTCTGTCTTCTCAGGTCTTGCCATAACAAGGTTTATAATCCCACCAAAATTGGGTCCAAAACGTAAGGCATAGGGTCCCTTTAAAATCTCAATCTTTTCAAGGTCCTCCGACTGAACATGCGATGTTGGTGGGTCCATCCTATTCGGGCATGCCGGTTCAATTTTTAGCCCATTGTCAACTTGAACATTTACCTGATCATACTTCAACCCTCTTATAACTGGGTCAAGAGCATAACCGCCTTTCTTAACCGCCGATGTATTTGTAAAGTTTTTGATGAAATCCCCAAGGTCCCGAGGAGCTTTTTTAGATATATCCCTTCCACCAAATTCCGCCTGATTGTATGTCTCCATAGTTTTACCGAGAACAACAATCTCTTCTACCGAAAAATAAGGAATCTCTTCAAGATAAATTTCAATCGTCTTAACCTCGCCCTTGCTAATTTCAACGTTTTGTCTTTCCTGTTTATAACCAACATATGAAACCACAAGTGTATAACTTCCTGGGTCAAGATTTTTTAATTCAAAATAACCTTTAAAGTCAGAAACATCGCCGCGATTTGTGCCTTCAATCCAAACATTCGCATTAAAAAGTGGATATTTTGATTTCAAATCATAAACGAACCCACGGATTGTCCCTTTATCCTGGGCTATGAAAATTTGAGCAAATGCAAGGATTAACACCACGAGAGTTAAAAGTTTGCTTCTCATGGATACCCTCCGGATTTTGATTTTTAAAAAATTTTCCTGAACGAAATTTTAAACATTATCTTTGTTCAGGAAGCGCTCCGGAGGGTGGAATATATCAAAACACAGAAGTTTAAAATGTAAATTCGGGGTGAGATTTAAAAATTCAAGTGTGGGAAAATTTAAATTGTCAAAATTAAAATTGGGGATGATCGCTTCCTTGACGGGATAGTCCAAATTTATCTTGAAAAGCGGATCGCAAGGCGCGGAGCTTATGCAAATCTGCACTGATATTTCCCTATTTTTGGCGCACATCCCGCCACAACCACAATCACACCCTTCACCGCAACAACAAACGCCAGATCGCTCTTTATGCTCAACCTTGAACGTCATAACTTGCATCGCAAAATTCAAAATCAGAACAAAAGTCAAGAACACCGAGAAAATATGTCTAACAAATTTTCTCAAGCGAAAAGACGAATCTCTTTTTTACAGGAACACGTTTTAAAATTAAAAACAAAAGAAGGGGGTCAAAAACTGAACCCCCTTCAAGCGATTTACTTTTTCAGCCTAACCTTCAAGCTGTTCAACGCAAGCGTTAGTTTAGTCCCTGCCTCAACATAATACCTCCACGCATACCCAAGCTGTAAGAAAACATCTTCATTATACTCGCCCTTATCCATCCTCTTCTTTTGCCTGTCCATAATTTCATCACCAAGGTTGAGCCAATACTGTGCATCTGTCAGATCCTTTTTAACAACATCTGTCTGCTCAGATTTTTTAACCTGATCCAGCAAATTCATTACAACTTTTTTAACTTCAAGATTGTCATTATACTGCTTTTCACATGTTGTTTTCCAATCCTTTTGTTGAGCAAACACCAATGATAAAGTGATGATGAAACTTGCGAAGATAAAAATTGCCTTTTTCATTTTTAGACCTCCGATTTTGTTTAACTTATGTCACGCTTTGAAAAAATTTTGATTGATGAAACGACGATAATGACAAACCAAAGAATTAAATCGGCGACCAGAATAAGAGAAGCAAGCAACTTTCCACCAAGGAATTTAACAAAAGCAGCCCCAGCTGGACCGAAAATTTCCGGTGAGTTAAGCGTTATCAAACTCAACACACGAACTATATCAACGGGATTTCCAAGCAATGAAATCATGGCAAAGGTTGCTGCCGTTTTCCCCTTTAAAAGGCTTATCGCTCCAATTATAACGAGGTCGTAAAATATCAAAAACAAAAACCAAACGAAAACAGAGATACCAAACGCCTTCCCCCTTTGTTTTGATATGGCGCTTATCAGCGATGAAATTGCAATGAAAACGAATCCGAGCAAATTTGAAAGCAGGACAAAAACCAGATACCTAAACACACCATCAGAGCCAACCCTCATCAAAATTATAAACCCACTTATCCCGAAACCAAGTGCTGTTGAGCTGAAAAATAAAATTAAAAGACCCAACAACTTACCAATGTAAATTTCCCAGCGATTCAACGGTTGAGAGAAAATCAATTCATTCATTCTGCTTTCACCCGTAAAACTTATCACTCCCATAATAAGGGAAACAAGTGGAATGACATAAAGGACAAGGTTTAACAAACTTAAAGTCGTCCTTGAAAAGTCCTGCATGCTCCCGGAATAACCACTTGCGGTCAATCCAAAATAAGATATCCCAAGGACAAGTATGGTAAAAATTACTGCAAAAATATGAGTCCATTTGTTTCTAACTCCAGAAATCACCTCTGCCTCAGCGATTGTGTAAATTGAATTCATTTTTTCACTTTAAAATTTTTGTTTCAAGCTGTTCGTATGGAAACTCCTCACCGCCATACTCATCTATAAACTTATTAAGCGTCTCCCTCGTCTTGAAAGTGACTATAAAGTAGTTCATCGGCGTCTGAATCTCCTCCGACTTGACAAAATAAGCCCCTTGAATCTCCACCCATTCCTTGGTGTAAAAGTCCCGAACGAACATAACTGAACCCTTAGGGAGTTTCTGCATCTTGCTGAACTCAATCATACAGCCAAGGTCGTCAAATTTATAAACCTCCCCATCTGGGGTAACTATTTCAGTTGCAAACTGAAGCTGAGATATTGCCATTTTACACAAGTAACAAATATCGTGTGGTTCTATTTCTTCTGGTTTTATCTTTTTTGAGCAAGAAAAAAGCAAAAAGCCCAAAAAGAGAAATAAAAGTGCTTCAATCTTTCTTGCCATGATATTCTTCCATTAATTTTTGATATACAACTTCAAACGATTGACTTGAGGTCTGGAAATTTTCAATTTTCGCCCCGCATTCCTTTAATTTGAAAATTATATCAAGCATATCTTTAGAATCAGCCTTTATAATCATACTTGT from Candidatus Thermokryptus mobilis includes the following:
- a CDS encoding TonB-dependent receptor gives rise to the protein MRSKLLTLVVLILAFAQIFIAQDKGTIRGFVYDLKSKYPLFNANVWIEGTNRGDVSDFKGYFELKNLDPGSYTLVVSYVGYKQERQNVEISKGEVKTIEIYLEEIPYFSVEEIVVLGKTMETYNQAEFGGRDISKKAPRDLGDFIKNFTNTSAVKKGGYALDPVIRGLKYDQVNVQVDNGLKIEPACPNRMDPPTSHVQSEDLEKIEILKGPYALRFGPNFGGIINLVMARPEKTERFKLNGEIETGYESSWKGRIARLTLSGGERLFDFRLSGGLKEYKNYIDGSGNEVQSAFKIKDWTSKIGFNPGENHRIQISVRDMYARDVLFPALPMDEIKDDTRMLSFDYALRNLSKINSVNFKVYYSKVHHLMTNEYKPTRMMVEAATEANTKSIGGRGEVSLLFERSILYFGFDYSRVEKRGFRTRKMLTGPMAGKTFIDSVWQNSYMSNFGAFAEFRTGFQGFNLIASARYDINYADASEPAPTFARMFGTLYSKHHNLSASVGIDKIISSSVQLTLLLGTSKRSPNISERFINFLPIGYDNYDYVGNPAIKPEMNNSVDLILNLKTLGGLVKGDLFYYYIKDFISSRIRSDLRPKNMGVLGVKQFYNIETAKFWGFEIGYSSAFSKVFGFDINIYGTRARDGVTGEPLPQVPPFEARMNLYYGFFEGKVVPEIGIRAVARKSDVSQSFGETPTPGFVLVNFLVNIAYFKFFDISLGVNNLFDKAYYEHLNRRVRTTGVPIYEPGRNFFVNIKMKVGQ
- a CDS encoding ABC transporter permease produces the protein MNSIYTIAEAEVISGVRNKWTHIFAVIFTILVLGISYFGLTASGYSGSMQDFSRTTLSLLNLVLYVIPLVSLIMGVISFTGESRMNELIFSQPLNRWEIYIGKLLGLLILFFSSTALGFGISGFIILMRVGSDGVFRYLVFVLLSNLLGFVFIAISSLISAISKQRGKAFGISVFVWFLFLIFYDLVIIGAISLLKGKTAATFAMISLLGNPVDIVRVLSLITLNSPEIFGPAGAAFVKFLGGKLLASLILVADLILWFVIIVVSSIKIFSKRDIS
- a CDS encoding nitrous oxide reductase accessory protein NosL; the protein is MARKIEALLFLFLGFLLFSCSKKIKPEEIEPHDICYLCKMAISQLQFATEIVTPDGEVYKFDDLGCMIEFSKMQKLPKGSVMFVRDFYTKEWVEIQGAYFVKSEEIQTPMNYFIVTFKTRETLNKFIDEYGGEEFPYEQLETKILK